A genomic window from Streptomyces sp. NBC_01429 includes:
- a CDS encoding class I SAM-dependent methyltransferase: MTSAHQHTPHRGGSHGHHQEHGDSGQAEILDLDAEVLAEHIASITAWLPLKSAPRQIADLGCGTGAGTFALLERFPEAHVTAVDASAGHLQLLREKACARGVQDRVRTVQADLDTNHWPDFGTPDLVWASASMHHMAHPDHALRSVRELLAPGGLFAVVELDGFPRFLPADAPENRPGLEERAHAATDSFHAEHVPHRGADWGPVLTAAGFTVEDERTITVNIEGNRNEAIGRYAHGSLKRIRDTGAPALGPEDLTALDELLDADSPRSILRRDDLAVRTERTVWAARRA; encoded by the coding sequence ATGACCTCAGCGCACCAGCACACCCCCCATCGCGGCGGCTCGCACGGCCACCACCAGGAGCACGGCGACAGCGGCCAGGCGGAGATCCTCGACCTGGACGCCGAGGTGCTCGCCGAGCACATCGCGTCCATCACCGCCTGGCTGCCGCTGAAGAGCGCGCCGCGCCAGATCGCGGATCTGGGCTGCGGAACCGGTGCGGGCACCTTCGCGCTCCTCGAGCGTTTCCCCGAGGCACACGTCACCGCCGTCGACGCCTCCGCCGGCCACCTGCAACTCCTGCGCGAGAAGGCATGCGCACGCGGCGTTCAGGACCGCGTGCGTACCGTGCAGGCCGACCTCGACACCAACCACTGGCCCGACTTCGGCACACCGGACCTGGTGTGGGCCTCGGCCTCGATGCACCACATGGCCCACCCCGACCACGCACTGCGCAGCGTCCGCGAACTCCTCGCCCCGGGCGGCCTGTTCGCCGTCGTCGAGCTGGACGGATTCCCCCGTTTCCTGCCGGCCGACGCACCCGAGAACCGACCCGGCCTCGAAGAGCGCGCCCATGCCGCCACCGACAGCTTCCACGCCGAACACGTACCCCACCGCGGCGCCGACTGGGGACCTGTGCTGACCGCCGCCGGGTTCACCGTCGAAGACGAACGCACCATCACCGTCAACATCGAAGGCAACCGCAACGAGGCCATCGGCCGCTACGCCCACGGCAGCCTGAAGCGCATCCGCGACACCGGCGCACCCGCACTCGGCCCCGAAGACCTCACCGCACTCGACGAACTCCTGGATGCCGACAGCCCGCGCAGCATCCTGCGCCGCGACGACCTCGCCGTCCGTACCGAGCGCACCGTCTGGGCTGCCCGCCGCGCGTGA
- a CDS encoding XRE family transcriptional regulator, producing MTQEDGQLDSLVRKRIRALRVAQGWSLEELATRANLSQSSLSRIENGQRRLALDQLVTLARALDTTLDQLVENAAADVVISPMIDGAHGLMRWPVKGDPGMSVVRQRMTEPPPDNPARMRAHPGREWLVVLSGTAILLLGHRRFRIETNQAAEFPTMMPHAIGSEGGPCEIMGIFDRDARRGHQRDAGESGDREGVQGPRE from the coding sequence ATGACGCAAGAGGATGGGCAGCTGGACAGCCTCGTACGCAAACGGATCCGCGCACTGCGGGTCGCACAGGGCTGGTCCCTGGAAGAACTGGCCACCCGCGCCAACCTCAGCCAGTCCTCGCTGAGCCGCATCGAGAACGGTCAGCGCCGGCTCGCCCTGGACCAGCTCGTCACCCTCGCCCGCGCCCTGGACACCACCCTGGACCAGCTCGTGGAGAACGCCGCCGCCGACGTCGTCATCAGCCCGATGATCGATGGCGCCCACGGCCTGATGCGCTGGCCCGTAAAGGGTGACCCAGGGATGAGCGTCGTGCGTCAGCGGATGACCGAACCGCCGCCCGACAATCCCGCCCGCATGCGCGCCCATCCCGGCCGCGAATGGCTGGTGGTCCTGTCCGGCACCGCCATCCTCCTGCTCGGCCACCGACGCTTCCGCATCGAGACCAACCAGGCCGCCGAATTCCCCACCATGATGCCGCACGCCATCGGCTCCGAGGGCGGCCCGTGCGAGATCATGGGCATCTTCGACCGCGACGCCCGCCGCGGCCACCAACGCGACGCGGGCGAGAGTGGCGACCGCGAAGGCGTACAGGGCCCCCGCGAGTAG
- a CDS encoding SDR family oxidoreductase: MNDKYSDKNVVITGGSSGIGFATAKLLVDAGARVVITGRSRTTLDAAVERLGKNALAVRSDVASLSDLDALAARVRTELGTVEALFVNAGITSTTPFASTTEEMYDESFAINVKGAFFTVQKIAPLLSTGAGVVLTTSVANVMGMAETSVYAAGKAALRSMARSFSRELLPRGIRVNAISPGPVDTGILENTMTKEAADQFKAERVAENPMRRFGTPEEIAGAVAFLAFDATYTTGTEFVVDGGMTQL, from the coding sequence ATGAATGACAAGTACAGCGACAAGAACGTAGTGATCACGGGCGGCAGCAGTGGCATAGGTTTCGCGACGGCCAAGCTGCTGGTGGACGCCGGAGCACGGGTGGTGATCACCGGCCGTTCCCGGACCACACTCGACGCCGCGGTGGAGCGGCTCGGCAAGAACGCGCTGGCCGTCCGGAGCGACGTGGCCTCCCTGTCCGACCTGGACGCTCTGGCTGCCCGCGTACGGACCGAACTCGGCACGGTGGAGGCCCTCTTCGTCAACGCCGGCATCACGAGCACCACGCCTTTCGCGTCGACGACCGAGGAGATGTACGACGAATCGTTCGCCATCAACGTCAAGGGCGCCTTCTTCACCGTGCAGAAGATCGCCCCGCTGTTGAGCACGGGCGCCGGTGTCGTCCTCACCACTTCGGTCGCGAACGTCATGGGCATGGCGGAGACCAGCGTCTACGCGGCGGGCAAGGCGGCGCTGCGCTCAATGGCCCGCAGCTTCTCCCGCGAACTTCTTCCGCGCGGAATCCGCGTCAACGCGATCAGCCCCGGTCCCGTCGACACGGGGATCCTGGAGAACACGATGACCAAAGAGGCCGCCGATCAGTTCAAGGCGGAACGGGTCGCGGAGAACCCCATGCGACGTTTCGGAACTCCGGAAGAAATCGCCGGGGCGGTGGCGTTCCTGGCCTTCGACGCCACTTACACGACAGGAACCGAGTTCGTGGTGGACGGAGGCATGACCCAGTTGTGA
- a CDS encoding HAAS signaling domain-containing protein translates to MNNPTEHPLVRAHLDAVDRYTAPLSAGRRRELLADLCEHVEGELAERDPVDEDAVRQVLERLGSPRQIADAALAEEGRTRPEPETDRRTTLTLVFAVLPMPLLLIPVIGPGLALVAAIVAAVRVTKAAQWTRWEKTRATLLLLSPILATPLAAVVVASSTGLSVIGVLVACAVGFCPALVAAYLLARSAARLRTAALIVN, encoded by the coding sequence GTGAACAACCCCACCGAGCACCCCCTGGTCCGCGCCCACCTCGACGCCGTCGACCGGTACACCGCCCCACTGTCTGCCGGGCGCCGCCGCGAGCTGCTGGCGGACCTGTGCGAGCACGTCGAGGGTGAGCTGGCCGAGCGCGACCCCGTGGACGAGGATGCCGTCCGGCAGGTCCTGGAGCGGCTCGGCAGCCCTCGGCAGATCGCTGACGCCGCGCTGGCCGAGGAGGGCCGGACCCGGCCCGAGCCGGAGACCGACCGCCGCACCACCCTCACCCTGGTCTTCGCGGTGCTGCCGATGCCGTTGCTTCTTATCCCGGTCATCGGGCCCGGCCTCGCGCTGGTCGCCGCGATCGTCGCCGCCGTAAGGGTCACGAAGGCGGCGCAGTGGACGCGGTGGGAGAAGACGCGGGCGACCCTGCTCCTGCTCAGCCCGATCCTGGCCACGCCCCTTGCTGCTGTCGTCGTCGCGTCCTCCACCGGCCTGAGCGTGATCGGCGTCCTCGTGGCCTGCGCGGTGGGTTTCTGTCCTGCTCTGGTCGCGGCGTACCTCCTGGCCCGCTCCGCCGCCCGCCTGCGGACCGCCGCCCTGATCGTGAATTGA
- a CDS encoding NAD-dependent epimerase/dehydratase family protein codes for MRVLVTGGAGFIGSHVVDALRERGHDPLVYDVREDPGADVRDPAAVARALAGADAVCHQAAMVGLGDGVADAAEYVSHNDLGTAVLLAAMAEAGVRHLVLAGSMVVYGEGRYECARHGVVRPGPRAPEDLDGGRFEPRCPLCAESLLPGLVDEDAPADPRNVYAATKLAQEHLAAAWARSTGGSAVSLRYHNVYGPRMPRDTPYAGVASFFRSALARGEAPRVFEDGCQRRDFVHVRDVAAANTAALEASSAPGTLTAYNTGSGDPHTVGEMARSLAVAYGGAEPVVTGEYRLGDVRHITADSSRLRAALGWKPETGFGEGMREFARAGLRDG; via the coding sequence ATGCGTGTACTGGTCACCGGCGGTGCCGGGTTCATCGGGTCCCATGTCGTCGACGCCCTGCGGGAGCGCGGGCACGATCCGCTCGTGTACGACGTCCGGGAGGATCCCGGCGCCGACGTCCGTGACCCCGCCGCGGTCGCCCGGGCGCTCGCGGGGGCCGACGCGGTGTGTCATCAGGCGGCGATGGTCGGCCTCGGCGACGGGGTCGCCGACGCGGCGGAGTACGTCTCCCACAATGACCTCGGCACCGCCGTGCTGCTCGCCGCCATGGCGGAGGCCGGTGTCCGCCATCTCGTCCTGGCCGGATCGATGGTGGTGTACGGCGAGGGACGATACGAGTGCGCCCGGCACGGCGTGGTGCGGCCAGGACCGCGCGCGCCCGAGGACTTGGACGGGGGGCGGTTCGAGCCGCGGTGCCCCCTGTGCGCGGAAAGCCTTCTCCCCGGCCTGGTCGACGAGGACGCCCCCGCCGATCCGCGCAACGTGTACGCCGCCACCAAGCTCGCCCAGGAGCACCTGGCCGCCGCGTGGGCCCGTAGCACGGGCGGGTCGGCGGTGTCGCTGCGCTACCACAACGTGTACGGGCCCCGGATGCCCCGGGACACCCCGTACGCGGGCGTGGCCTCCTTCTTCCGCTCCGCGCTGGCCAGGGGCGAGGCTCCCCGCGTCTTCGAGGACGGGTGCCAGCGGCGGGACTTCGTACACGTGCGGGACGTCGCGGCCGCCAACACCGCCGCCCTGGAGGCGTCTTCCGCACCGGGGACGCTGACCGCGTACAACACCGGCAGCGGGGATCCGCACACCGTCGGCGAGATGGCCCGGTCCCTGGCCGTCGCGTACGGCGGAGCCGAGCCCGTCGTCACTGGCGAGTACCGGCTGGGCGATGTCCGGCACATCACCGCCGACTCCTCGCGTCTGCGGGCCGCTCTGGGCTGGAAGCCGGAGACCGGCTTCGGTGAGGGAATGCGGGAGTTCGCGAGGGCGGGGCTGCGGGACGGGTGA
- a CDS encoding TetR/AcrR family transcriptional regulator codes for MSNQPPLRADARRNRAHVLEVAARIFATEGLSVPVHEIARRAGVGTGTVSRHFPAKEDLFAAILRAGVEELVNHADALAEREEPGPAFFAFLAATVRTGAANRGLAEQLAASASGDQEAQHDRMGLDLLCDRTGDLLDNAQKAGAVRADIGLDDVNALMAACMSRGNGPSLEPIIATVSTGLRAP; via the coding sequence ATGAGCAACCAACCGCCACTGCGCGCCGACGCGCGGCGCAACCGGGCCCACGTACTGGAAGTGGCGGCCCGGATCTTCGCGACCGAAGGGCTGTCCGTGCCCGTGCACGAGATCGCGCGCCGCGCGGGCGTCGGCACCGGTACCGTCAGCCGGCACTTCCCCGCCAAGGAGGACCTGTTCGCGGCGATCCTGCGCGCCGGGGTGGAGGAACTCGTGAACCACGCGGACGCGTTGGCCGAGCGGGAAGAACCGGGCCCCGCGTTCTTCGCGTTCCTCGCCGCCACGGTACGCACGGGCGCGGCCAACCGCGGTCTGGCGGAGCAACTGGCCGCCAGCGCCTCCGGAGATCAGGAGGCCCAGCACGATCGGATGGGCCTCGACCTGCTGTGCGACCGCACGGGCGACCTGCTCGACAACGCCCAGAAAGCGGGCGCCGTGCGCGCCGATATCGGGCTCGACGACGTCAACGCGTTGATGGCCGCCTGCATGTCCCGGGGAAACGGGCCGTCACTGGAACCGATCATCGCCACCGTCAGCACCGGACTTCGCGCGCCGTGA
- a CDS encoding MFS transporter, with translation MSINQPPQATAAPVGGGGAPDARQLRTILIAVSIALMAVIASVSGLNVAQTHMAVEFDASQNTVLWIINIYTLALAALLLPLGAIGDRLGRKPMLITGLTVFGAASVVAGLAPSAGVMIAARVAAGISAAMIMPITLAVITSTFPEERRGKAIGVWTGVAGGGGILGMFLSALLVDVADWRWLFVLPVVLVIVTLAMTLKSVPNSREPSTHSFDTMGALVSTIAVIGLIFVLQEGPERGWTAPVTLMSLIVGVVAAIGFVAWELRRRDASLLDVRLFRERGLASGSITLLVVFGVQAGIAVVLFPFFQAVLGWSGLLSTVAMMPMAVMMMMASGLAPKTAAKIGARSTMTVGVALATLGLALMALFVSVDGGYLSILAGMLAMGIGMGLSMTPSTEAITSSLPRAKQGVASALNDVTREFGTALGVAMLGALLANGYRGAIDDKLDGIPAGAADTAREGIANAIEVAPKSGGHAQDLIHAAQQSFVDGWQQAMWAGTAVMAVLFLHVALRGPKNAAPTAPSDEAEPVPAVSVR, from the coding sequence ATGAGTATCAATCAGCCTCCCCAGGCGACGGCCGCGCCAGTAGGCGGCGGGGGCGCACCGGATGCGCGTCAGCTGCGTACGATCCTGATCGCCGTGTCGATCGCGCTGATGGCCGTCATCGCATCGGTGTCCGGGCTGAACGTCGCCCAGACCCACATGGCCGTGGAGTTCGACGCCTCGCAGAACACCGTTCTGTGGATCATCAACATCTACACCCTTGCTCTGGCCGCGCTGCTGCTGCCGCTCGGCGCGATCGGTGACCGCCTGGGCCGCAAGCCGATGCTGATCACCGGACTGACCGTCTTCGGCGCCGCCAGCGTCGTCGCGGGGCTGGCCCCGTCGGCAGGAGTGATGATCGCCGCGCGCGTGGCCGCCGGTATCAGCGCAGCGATGATCATGCCGATCACGCTCGCGGTCATCACCTCGACCTTCCCCGAGGAGCGGCGGGGCAAGGCGATCGGTGTGTGGACGGGTGTCGCCGGAGGCGGCGGCATCCTGGGCATGTTCCTCTCCGCGCTCCTCGTCGACGTCGCCGACTGGCGCTGGCTGTTCGTCCTGCCCGTGGTGCTGGTCATCGTGACCCTGGCCATGACACTGAAGTCGGTCCCCAACTCCCGGGAACCCTCGACGCATTCCTTCGACACCATGGGCGCGCTGGTCTCCACCATCGCCGTGATCGGTCTCATCTTCGTCCTGCAGGAAGGCCCTGAGCGCGGCTGGACCGCGCCGGTCACTTTGATGAGCCTGATCGTCGGCGTCGTCGCCGCCATCGGCTTCGTGGCCTGGGAACTGCGCCGTCGCGATGCCTCCCTGCTGGATGTGCGCCTGTTCCGTGAGCGCGGCCTGGCCAGCGGCTCGATCACACTGCTGGTCGTCTTCGGCGTCCAGGCGGGTATCGCCGTCGTGCTCTTCCCGTTCTTTCAGGCCGTCCTGGGCTGGTCGGGCCTGCTGTCCACCGTGGCGATGATGCCCATGGCCGTCATGATGATGATGGCGTCCGGCCTGGCCCCCAAGACGGCCGCCAAGATCGGTGCCCGCTCGACCATGACCGTGGGCGTCGCTCTGGCCACCCTCGGCCTGGCACTCATGGCACTGTTCGTCTCCGTCGACGGCGGCTACCTGTCCATCCTCGCCGGCATGCTCGCCATGGGCATCGGCATGGGTCTGTCGATGACGCCCTCGACCGAGGCCATCACCAGCTCCCTGCCCCGCGCCAAGCAGGGCGTGGCCTCCGCCCTCAACGACGTCACCCGCGAGTTCGGCACCGCACTCGGGGTCGCCATGCTCGGCGCGCTCCTGGCCAACGGGTACCGCGGCGCAATCGACGACAAGCTCGACGGCATCCCCGCGGGCGCCGCGGACACCGCGCGCGAAGGCATCGCCAACGCCATCGAGGTGGCCCCCAAGTCCGGCGGTCACGCACAGGACCTGATCCACGCAGCCCAGCAGTCCTTCGTCGATGGATGGCAGCAGGCCATGTGGGCGGGCACCGCCGTGATGGCCGTCCTGTTCCTCCACGTCGCCCTGCGCGGCCCGAAGAACGCCGCCCCCACAGCCCCGTCGGACGAGGCAGAACCCGTCCCGGCGGTCTCCGTCCGATAA
- a CDS encoding sensor histidine kinase, protein MRDTLLIALYAFLGAAVTGLAGAVVLRLIRRRSLTASLAVVAAVGVLAMLAGTLAVAWAMFLSPHDLSVVTTVVAMAAVVSLVTALLLGRWVVARSRELAVAARSFGDGQFAAPEIPATAELAEVSRELAATSARLAESRERERALETSRRELVAWISHDLRTPLAGLRAMSEALEDGVAADPDRYLKQIRTEVERLNAMVGDLFELSRIHAGTLPLTPSRMSLYDLVGDALAGADPLARVHGVKLVGGLVEPVPVEVDGKEMSRVLGNLLINAIRRTPADGTVAIAAERAAGGDVVLSVTDGCGGIPEEELPRVFDTGWRGTDARTPPAGAGLGLAIVRGIVEAHRGRATVHNIPGGCRFEVTLPAVPA, encoded by the coding sequence GTGCGCGACACCCTCCTCATCGCCCTCTACGCCTTCCTGGGCGCGGCCGTGACGGGCCTTGCCGGAGCGGTCGTGCTGCGGCTGATTCGCCGCCGGTCGCTCACCGCCTCGCTCGCCGTCGTGGCGGCGGTGGGGGTGCTGGCCATGCTCGCCGGCACGCTGGCCGTGGCGTGGGCGATGTTCCTCTCGCCCCACGACCTGTCGGTGGTGACGACCGTCGTCGCCATGGCCGCCGTCGTTTCGCTGGTCACCGCTCTGCTGCTGGGCCGCTGGGTGGTCGCCCGCAGCCGTGAACTGGCCGTCGCGGCGCGCTCGTTCGGCGACGGCCAGTTCGCGGCCCCGGAGATCCCGGCCACCGCGGAACTGGCAGAGGTCAGCCGCGAGCTGGCGGCCACCAGCGCCCGGCTCGCCGAGTCCCGTGAGCGGGAGCGGGCGTTGGAGACCTCCCGGCGGGAACTCGTGGCCTGGATCTCGCACGATCTGCGCACCCCGCTGGCCGGTCTGCGCGCCATGTCGGAGGCCCTGGAGGACGGCGTCGCCGCCGACCCCGACCGCTATCTCAAGCAGATCCGTACCGAGGTCGAACGGCTCAACGCCATGGTCGGCGACCTCTTCGAACTCTCCCGCATCCACGCCGGCACGCTCCCGCTGACCCCCTCCCGTATGTCGTTGTACGACCTGGTCGGCGACGCGCTGGCGGGAGCCGACCCGCTCGCGCGGGTGCACGGGGTCAAGTTGGTGGGCGGGCTGGTCGAGCCCGTGCCGGTGGAGGTGGACGGCAAGGAGATGAGCCGCGTGCTCGGCAATCTCCTGATCAACGCCATCCGGCGTACTCCGGCGGACGGCACCGTCGCGATCGCGGCCGAACGTGCGGCCGGTGGCGACGTGGTGCTGTCCGTGACGGACGGCTGTGGCGGCATCCCGGAGGAGGAACTGCCGCGCGTCTTCGACACCGGCTGGCGCGGCACCGACGCCCGCACCCCCCCGGCGGGCGCGGGTCTGGGCCTTGCCATCGTGCGAGGAATCGTGGAGGCGCACCGGGGGAGGGCGACCGTACACAACATCCCCGGTGGCTGCCGCTTCGAAGTCACCCTGCCCGCGGTACCCGCCTGA
- a CDS encoding LysR family transcriptional regulator codes for MSLRQFEYALAVAEEGSVTAAAERLRVAQPSVSQQIRGLERELGVTLFARTPAGLVPTAVGRAFLRDAEVAVRAARRAKATARAGADELEGELVVAAQMGLGTRQLPGALSALRRRFPRLEITVFEEANPADLERLARRGVVDVGLIGGPCKEGLYEGHHLGDEEFVVVLSPEHAQLAADRVELREVTREPWIRFDQSSALDGVLRNVLRDNELAPATVARVSQTATAVRWAAHGLGVTLVPTSAVPPGFEHLTRPVLPAVSMPIVAAIRPGAGPAEMALLEFLRQETWYYTGFSGNGSGAAHNWVMPPSTTNSVPVV; via the coding sequence ATGAGCCTTCGCCAGTTCGAGTATGCCCTGGCCGTCGCCGAGGAGGGCTCGGTGACGGCGGCGGCGGAGCGGCTGCGTGTCGCCCAGCCGTCGGTGTCCCAGCAGATCCGCGGCCTGGAACGGGAACTCGGCGTGACGCTGTTCGCCCGCACGCCGGCCGGGCTGGTGCCCACCGCGGTCGGCCGGGCGTTCCTGAGGGACGCGGAGGTCGCGGTGAGGGCGGCGCGGCGGGCGAAGGCGACGGCGCGGGCCGGTGCCGATGAGCTGGAGGGCGAGCTGGTGGTCGCGGCCCAGATGGGACTGGGCACGCGGCAGCTGCCGGGCGCGCTGAGCGCGTTGCGCCGCCGTTTCCCTCGGTTGGAGATCACCGTATTCGAGGAGGCGAACCCCGCTGACCTGGAGCGGCTCGCGCGCCGGGGGGTGGTGGACGTCGGCCTGATCGGGGGGCCGTGCAAGGAAGGCTTGTACGAGGGGCACCACCTCGGCGACGAGGAGTTCGTCGTGGTGCTGAGTCCCGAGCACGCGCAGCTCGCCGCCGACCGGGTCGAGCTGCGCGAAGTGACGCGGGAGCCGTGGATCAGGTTCGACCAGAGCAGCGCGCTCGACGGCGTGCTGCGGAACGTGCTGCGGGACAACGAGCTGGCCCCGGCCACGGTCGCCCGCGTCTCCCAGACGGCGACCGCGGTGCGCTGGGCCGCCCACGGGCTGGGAGTGACTCTCGTTCCTACCTCCGCGGTGCCTCCCGGCTTCGAGCACCTCACCCGTCCCGTCCTTCCCGCCGTTTCCATGCCCATCGTCGCCGCGATCCGGCCGGGCGCGGGCCCGGCGGAAATGGCCCTGCTCGAATTTCTGCGTCAGGAGACCTGGTACTACACCGGCTTCTCCGGTAACGGGTCAGGGGCTGCTCACAACTGGGTCATGCCTCCGTCCACCACGAACTCGGTTCCTGTCGTGTAA
- a CDS encoding GNAT family N-acetyltransferase, with protein MADVWLRSFAAALPTVRRAHGDDDVRNWFSYVVIPRYETWVAVAGGSVIGLLALDGEELEQLYLDPSWRGRGVGDRFIDLAKRQRPAGLDLWTFQVNGPAQRFYERHDFVPVEYTDGLHNEEYEPDVRYTWRPQPPAVAAAAAET; from the coding sequence ATGGCCGACGTGTGGCTGCGCTCCTTCGCCGCCGCGCTGCCGACCGTACGCCGCGCGCACGGCGACGACGACGTACGCAACTGGTTCTCCTATGTGGTCATCCCGCGGTACGAGACCTGGGTGGCCGTCGCCGGCGGCTCCGTGATCGGCCTCCTGGCCCTCGACGGCGAGGAGTTGGAACAGCTCTACCTGGATCCGTCGTGGCGCGGCCGGGGCGTGGGCGACCGGTTCATCGACTTGGCCAAGCGGCAGCGGCCCGCCGGTCTCGACCTGTGGACGTTCCAGGTCAACGGGCCGGCTCAACGCTTCTACGAACGGCATGACTTCGTCCCGGTCGAGTACACCGACGGACTGCACAACGAGGAGTACGAACCTGACGTCCGCTACACCTGGCGGCCTCAGCCACCGGCGGTGGCGGCGGCGGCAGCGGAAACCTGA
- a CDS encoding NAD(P)/FAD-dependent oxidoreductase, with protein MSARTSRSESDSPPAETVDVVVIGGGVAGLNGALMLARSRRSVVVIDSGTPRNAPAAAMHGFIVLDGTPPLEILERGRRQVRRYGGRIVFGEVASTEPAAPSADGDLRFTVTLADGRTLTARRVLVATGLSDVLPEVPGLAAHWGRSVVHCPYCHGWEVRDEPVGILATGPASLHHALLFRQLTDDLVYFTHGTELDADTRARFAARDIRVIETEVREVVNDVDGTLAGVRLADGTVVERHVIAVATRTQARTKGLDGLMLPMEDLPDGMGRRYASAMAGSTDVPGVWVAGNATDLSAQVGASAAAGALAAAHINALLATADTDAALAAAQGENAPA; from the coding sequence ATGTCTGCGCGGACTTCCCGCTCCGAGAGCGACAGCCCGCCGGCCGAGACCGTGGACGTGGTGGTGATCGGCGGCGGTGTCGCGGGCCTCAACGGCGCGCTGATGCTCGCCCGCTCGCGCCGTTCGGTCGTCGTGATCGACAGCGGCACCCCGCGCAACGCGCCCGCTGCGGCGATGCACGGCTTCATCGTCCTGGACGGCACCCCGCCGCTCGAGATCCTTGAGCGAGGACGCCGGCAGGTACGCCGGTACGGCGGCCGGATCGTCTTCGGCGAGGTGGCCTCCACCGAGCCCGCGGCCCCCTCGGCCGACGGTGATCTGCGGTTCACCGTCACCCTGGCCGACGGCCGCACCCTCACCGCACGCAGGGTGCTGGTGGCCACCGGACTGAGCGACGTACTGCCCGAGGTGCCGGGCCTGGCCGCGCACTGGGGCCGCAGCGTGGTGCACTGCCCCTACTGCCACGGCTGGGAGGTCCGCGACGAGCCCGTCGGCATCCTCGCCACCGGTCCCGCCTCCCTCCACCACGCGCTGCTGTTCCGTCAACTGACCGATGACCTGGTCTACTTCACCCACGGCACCGAGCTCGACGCGGACACCCGCGCCCGGTTCGCCGCCCGCGATATCCGCGTCATCGAGACTGAAGTGCGGGAAGTCGTCAACGACGTGGACGGCACCCTCGCCGGGGTACGCCTGGCGGACGGCACCGTCGTGGAGCGGCACGTGATCGCGGTGGCCACGCGGACGCAGGCCCGCACCAAGGGCCTGGACGGCCTGATGCTGCCGATGGAGGACCTGCCCGACGGCATGGGCCGCCGCTACGCCTCCGCCATGGCCGGATCCACCGACGTCCCGGGCGTGTGGGTGGCCGGAAACGCCACGGACCTCTCCGCGCAGGTCGGCGCGTCCGCCGCGGCCGGCGCCCTGGCCGCCGCCCACATCAACGCCCTGCTGGCAACCGCCGACACCGACGCGGCCCTCGCCGCGGCACAGGGCGAGAACGCCCCCGCCTGA
- a CDS encoding oxidoreductase, which produces MSHHVWTAENVPDQRGRTVVVTGANTGIGFEAARILARRGAAVVLACRTPAKAAEAADRIRAAAPGSTVTTLRLDLASQASVREAAEEVRAEHGRIDLLINNAGMLGSRERTVTEDGFEATFATNHLGVFAFTGLVLDRLLPVPGSRVVTVSSLVHRSATLDLDDLQTRGKYRRDAVYGASKLANLMFTYELQRQLSASGAQTVALAAHPGMSRTEFTRDLSPANRFLFDPRIKLLTRWVLQDREVGALGMVRAAVAPDARGGEYYGPPGRAQFTGHPVRVESSATSRDPAAQRRLWRESERLTGVGYPLARLEA; this is translated from the coding sequence ATGTCTCACCATGTCTGGACCGCAGAAAACGTCCCTGACCAGCGCGGACGTACGGTTGTGGTCACCGGCGCCAACACCGGGATCGGCTTCGAGGCGGCACGGATCCTCGCCCGGCGCGGGGCCGCCGTGGTGCTGGCCTGCCGCACCCCGGCCAAGGCCGCCGAAGCCGCCGACCGCATCCGGGCCGCCGCGCCGGGCTCGACCGTCACCACACTGCGCCTGGACCTGGCATCCCAGGCGTCGGTGCGCGAGGCCGCCGAGGAGGTACGGGCCGAGCACGGCCGAATCGACCTGCTCATCAACAACGCGGGCATGCTCGGGTCCAGGGAACGCACGGTCACCGAGGACGGTTTCGAGGCGACGTTCGCCACCAACCACCTCGGTGTGTTCGCGTTCACCGGGCTGGTTCTGGACCGGCTGCTTCCGGTACCCGGCTCACGGGTCGTGACGGTCAGCAGCCTCGTCCACCGCAGCGCCACCCTCGACCTCGACGATCTACAGACGCGGGGGAAATACCGGAGGGACGCCGTCTACGGCGCGTCAAAACTGGCCAACCTGATGTTCACGTACGAGCTGCAGCGCCAGCTGTCCGCATCCGGTGCGCAGACAGTCGCCCTTGCCGCACATCCCGGCATGTCCCGCACCGAGTTCACCCGGGATCTCAGCCCGGCCAACCGGTTCCTCTTCGACCCGCGGATCAAGCTGCTGACGCGCTGGGTACTGCAGGACCGGGAGGTCGGCGCGCTGGGCATGGTGCGTGCCGCGGTGGCCCCGGACGCGAGGGGCGGCGAGTACTACGGCCCGCCCGGCCGCGCCCAGTTCACCGGGCATCCCGTACGGGTCGAGTCCAGTGCCACGTCTCGCGACCCCGCCGCGCAGCGCCGCCTCTGGCGGGAGTCGGAGCGGCTGACGGGCGTCGGATATCCTCTCGCACGGCTGGAGGCGTAG